The following are encoded in a window of Chryseobacterium sp. genomic DNA:
- a CDS encoding aldehyde dehydrogenase family protein, with protein sequence MSTKIYDRVELKERYENYINGTWTPPASGKYFDVITPLDGTVMSQAAHSNEQDLEMAVNAAEAAFTDWGKTSVTERSIILNKIADRMEENLEKIAVVETMDNGKPIRETLNADIPLAIDHFRYFAGVIRAEEGSLMELDSNTVSLIVNEPLGVVAQIIPWNFPILMAVWKIAPALAAGNCVVLKPAENTPISILVLMELIGDLLPPGVLNVVNGFGGELGHALVTNKKVAKAAFTGSTATGRMVMQYATENIIPVTLELGGKSPNVFFESVMDEDDAFFDKALEGAALFALNQGEICTCPSRLLIQESIYDKFIERVVERVKAIKAGNPLDTSTMIGAQASKIQYDKILNYIKLGQEEGCEVLSGGDANKLGGELENGYYVQPTLLKGHNKMRVFQEEIFGPVLAVTTFKDEAEAIAIANDTMYGLGAGVWTRDAHQLYQVPRAIQAGRVWVNQYHSYPAGAPFGGYKQSGIGRENHKMMLDHYRQTKNMLISYSKEKLGFF encoded by the coding sequence ATGAGTACAAAAATTTATGACAGAGTTGAACTGAAAGAAAGATATGAAAACTACATTAACGGCACCTGGACGCCACCGGCAAGCGGAAAATATTTTGACGTAATAACACCTTTGGACGGGACCGTGATGAGCCAGGCCGCCCATTCCAATGAGCAGGATCTGGAAATGGCCGTTAACGCAGCCGAAGCTGCATTTACGGATTGGGGTAAAACGTCCGTTACCGAAAGAAGTATTATTCTGAATAAGATAGCGGACCGGATGGAAGAAAATCTGGAAAAGATCGCGGTGGTGGAAACCATGGACAATGGAAAACCGATACGGGAAACACTTAATGCTGATATACCTCTGGCAATTGATCATTTCAGATATTTTGCGGGTGTAATCCGCGCCGAGGAAGGGTCACTTATGGAACTGGACAGTAATACTGTCTCCCTGATCGTGAATGAGCCCCTGGGTGTAGTTGCTCAGATCATCCCCTGGAATTTCCCAATTCTTATGGCAGTATGGAAGATAGCCCCGGCACTGGCTGCGGGCAACTGTGTGGTCTTAAAACCAGCCGAAAACACTCCTATTTCTATTCTCGTACTGATGGAGCTTATAGGAGATCTGCTGCCACCTGGCGTTCTGAACGTGGTGAATGGTTTTGGCGGTGAACTGGGACACGCGTTGGTAACCAACAAAAAAGTGGCTAAAGCAGCCTTCACAGGTTCTACAGCGACAGGGAGAATGGTGATGCAGTATGCGACCGAAAACATCATTCCCGTCACTTTGGAACTTGGAGGCAAATCACCGAACGTATTTTTCGAGTCTGTAATGGATGAAGATGATGCCTTTTTCGACAAAGCCCTGGAAGGTGCGGCCCTCTTTGCTTTAAACCAGGGGGAAATCTGTACATGTCCGTCCAGGTTACTAATTCAGGAAAGCATTTACGATAAGTTTATAGAGAGGGTTGTAGAGAGAGTGAAAGCCATTAAAGCAGGGAATCCTCTGGACACTTCAACAATGATTGGAGCACAGGCTTCAAAAATTCAGTACGATAAGATCCTCAATTATATAAAACTCGGTCAGGAAGAAGGTTGTGAAGTTCTTTCCGGTGGAGATGCCAACAAACTGGGAGGAGAATTAGAGAATGGATATTACGTTCAGCCTACACTGCTTAAAGGTCATAATAAGATGAGAGTCTTCCAGGAAGAAATCTTCGGACCTGTTCTGGCGGTAACTACGTTCAAGGATGAGGCAGAAGCAATCGCGATAGCCAACGATACAATGTACGGTTTGGGTGCAGGCGTTTGGACGCGTGATGCTCACCAACTGTACCAGGTTCCCAGAGCGATCCAGGCGGGAAGAGTTTGGGTAAACCAATATCATTCCTATCCTGCGGGTGCACCTTTTGGAGGATATAAGCAGTCCGGTATTGGTAGGGAAAACCATAAGATGATGCTCGATCATTACCGTCAGACCAAGAATATGCTTATTTCATACAGCAAAGAAAAATTAGGGTTCTTCTAA
- the nuoH gene encoding NADH-quinone oxidoreductase subunit NuoH, whose translation MELITFKIILVLALFAVSLGIAAYSTWGERKLAAVLQDRIGPNRAGPFGLLQPLADGGKLFFKEGFIPAGAEKFLFILGPSITMFIALVTGAVIPWGNTLNIGGESFSLQIANIDVGVLFLIGMVSIGVYGMMIGGWASNNKYSLIGAIRASSQMISYELAMGLSLLSIIMMSGSLDLNKIVMDQGSGKLWGLFAVDGFNWNILYQPLAFIIFFVAAMAETNRHPFDLPECESELVNGYMTEYSSMNFGMYMFGEYVNMFISNALIATLFFGGFNYPGMGWVAENWGENVAGILSIVSILSKAIIGIMIFMWIRWTIPRFRYDQLMHLGWKTLIPLALLNLVITGAVILLFGN comes from the coding sequence ATGGAATTAATCACTTTTAAAATTATACTGGTACTAGCATTATTTGCTGTATCACTGGGAATAGCAGCTTATTCTACCTGGGGCGAGCGTAAACTTGCCGCTGTTCTTCAGGACCGTATCGGTCCGAACAGAGCCGGACCTTTCGGTTTGCTGCAGCCACTGGCCGATGGCGGTAAACTTTTCTTTAAGGAAGGATTTATTCCGGCAGGTGCCGAGAAGTTCCTTTTCATACTGGGACCGTCCATCACAATGTTTATCGCTCTGGTTACCGGAGCAGTGATTCCCTGGGGGAATACACTTAACATCGGTGGCGAGTCCTTCAGTCTTCAGATTGCAAATATCGACGTAGGTGTGCTGTTCCTGATTGGAATGGTTTCCATAGGTGTTTACGGCATGATGATCGGTGGCTGGGCCTCCAACAATAAATATTCACTTATAGGAGCCATACGCGCCTCGTCGCAGATGATTTCATACGAACTTGCCATGGGTCTTTCCCTACTTTCCATCATTATGATGAGCGGTAGTTTGGATCTTAACAAAATTGTAATGGACCAGGGTTCAGGTAAACTTTGGGGACTGTTTGCCGTAGACGGTTTCAACTGGAACATCCTCTATCAGCCTCTGGCATTCATCATCTTCTTCGTAGCTGCAATGGCAGAGACCAACCGTCACCCTTTCGATTTACCGGAATGTGAATCCGAACTTGTAAACGGTTATATGACGGAATATTCTTCCATGAACTTCGGAATGTACATGTTCGGTGAATATGTGAATATGTTCATCTCCAACGCACTGATAGCGACGCTGTTCTTTGGTGGATTCAACTATCCGGGAATGGGTTGGGTAGCCGAAAACTGGGGCGAAAACGTGGCCGGGATCCTGAGCATTGTCTCCATACTGTCCAAAGCGATCATCGGTATTATGATATTTATGTGGATAAGATGGACCATCCCGAGATTCCGTTATGACCAGCTGATGCATTTAGGTTGGAAAACTTTAATTCCGCTGGCATTGCTCAATCTTGTGATTACCGGAGCTGTAATCCTACTTTTTGGAAATTAG
- the mazG gene encoding nucleoside triphosphate pyrophosphohydrolase, translating into MNSKAEKLEAFSRLLDIMDDLREKCPWDKKQTLQSLRHLTLEEVYELSDALLEEDIPEIKKELGDVLLHLVFYAKIGSEKGSFDIADVINSLNEKLIFRHPHIYGDVEVADEEEVKQNWEKLKLKEGNKSVLSGVSKGTPSIVKAYRIQEKVKGIGFEFANAEDAWKKVDEELAEFHAETDPDKKEAELGDVFFSLINYARLTGINPDSALERTNHKFISRFQKMESIALQRNLVMTDLSLQEMDLLWDEAKSQE; encoded by the coding sequence ATGAACTCTAAAGCAGAAAAGTTAGAAGCTTTCTCCCGTCTCCTGGATATTATGGACGATCTGCGGGAAAAATGTCCATGGGACAAAAAGCAAACCCTTCAGTCGCTGCGCCATCTTACGCTGGAGGAAGTTTATGAACTTTCGGATGCTTTGCTGGAAGAGGATATACCTGAAATCAAAAAAGAACTTGGCGATGTGCTGCTGCATTTGGTTTTCTACGCTAAAATCGGCTCCGAAAAAGGGAGTTTTGATATTGCAGATGTCATCAACTCGCTGAATGAAAAACTTATTTTCCGCCATCCGCATATTTACGGTGATGTTGAGGTAGCTGATGAAGAAGAAGTGAAGCAGAACTGGGAAAAACTAAAACTTAAGGAAGGTAACAAGTCCGTTCTTTCCGGTGTCTCCAAAGGCACGCCGAGCATCGTAAAAGCCTACCGCATTCAGGAAAAGGTAAAGGGTATTGGATTTGAATTTGCCAATGCTGAGGATGCCTGGAAAAAGGTAGATGAAGAGCTTGCCGAGTTTCATGCGGAAACCGATCCGGATAAGAAAGAAGCAGAACTCGGGGATGTCTTCTTTTCGCTTATCAATTATGCACGCCTAACCGGAATTAACCCTGATTCTGCACTGGAAAGAACCAATCACAAATTTATTTCCCGCTTCCAAAAGATGGAATCCATAGCGCTGCAGAGAAATTTGGTAATGACTGACCTGTCGCTTCAGGAAATGGACTTACTTTGGGACGAGGCGAAATCCCAGGAGTAA
- a CDS encoding NuoI/complex I 23 kDa subunit family protein, with protein MKLTNRSKVVSNKKMTFMEKLYLPEIAKGMFITLRHAIEGPKGKVFSYPEVEKPRAKVWRGLHVLKRDEEGRERCTACGLCAVACPAEAITMTAAERTREEKDLYREEKYAAVYEINMLRCIFCGMCEEACPKSAIYLTDRLVDVETNRGSFIYGKDKLVEDVNNRIDITDRQSELQKKAVK; from the coding sequence ATGAAACTTACAAACAGGTCAAAAGTTGTTTCGAATAAGAAAATGACCTTCATGGAAAAGCTATACCTTCCGGAAATCGCGAAGGGCATGTTCATCACTTTGAGGCATGCAATAGAAGGACCTAAAGGCAAGGTATTTTCCTATCCGGAGGTAGAAAAACCCAGAGCTAAGGTATGGCGCGGACTTCATGTACTGAAACGTGATGAGGAAGGACGCGAAAGATGTACCGCCTGCGGACTGTGTGCCGTAGCCTGCCCGGCAGAAGCCATAACCATGACGGCGGCTGAAAGAACCAGAGAAGAAAAAGATCTTTACCGCGAAGAGAAATATGCCGCTGTGTACGAAATAAATATGCTGCGCTGTATTTTTTGTGGAATGTGCGAAGAAGCCTGTCCAAAGTCTGCGATCTACCTCACCGACCGTCTGGTAGATGTTGAAACGAACAGAGGCTCCTTCATCTATGGTAAAGACAAATTGGTGGAAGATGTGAATAACAGAATTGACATCACGGACCGACAGTCTGAACTTCAAAAAAAGGCAGTGAAATAA
- the nuoL gene encoding NADH-quinone oxidoreductase subunit L, with product MENLIFAIILLPLAGFLINGLFGKQLPKNVVGGIASLAVFASFCIGLYLFLNFDKDSQPIIVRAFEWFRINGIQINFSFQIDQLSLMMIMIITGIGSLIHLYSIGYMHTDKGFHRFFAYLNLFVFMMLLLVMGSNYVILFIGWEGVGLCSYLLIGFWFKNKEYGKAARKAFIMNRIGDLGLLMGIFMIAFHTNALDYLSVAQNASKFEADGSVIIFICAALFIGAVGKSAQVPLYTWLPDAMAGPTPVSALIHAATMVTAGVYLVFRSNFLYVLAPTVMDGILFIGLLTAFLAAFYAMRQNDIKKVLAYSTVSQLGFMFVALGVGAYTAAMFHLMTHAFFKALLFLGSGSVIHAMSGEQDMRFMGGLKDKIKITHINFLIGTFAIAGMPFFSGMISKDEILVAAWAKGPVFWVILFLIAAMTATYMFRLYYLTFHGEFRGSEEQKHHLHESPLNMTLPLMVLAVLSVIGGLINLPHIIAHGDYSKLQQWLSPLLSEDIKSQREANLQGITLTTELILLGLTVAMFFIVWFLVRNRYVVKRHLPVPEEKYTGWEKLSARKLYVDELYNALIVRTTEGFGRAGKMFDNNVLDRLVNFIGEGAEDSGKAMKRLQNGNVENYVLVMSLAVGIILIVNFFIQ from the coding sequence ATGGAAAACTTGATTTTTGCAATTATACTCTTACCCTTAGCCGGCTTTCTGATCAACGGACTTTTCGGAAAACAGCTGCCAAAAAACGTGGTTGGCGGGATAGCTTCCCTGGCTGTTTTTGCTTCTTTCTGCATTGGTCTGTATCTCTTCCTGAATTTTGACAAGGACTCTCAGCCCATAATTGTACGGGCCTTCGAGTGGTTCCGCATCAATGGTATCCAGATCAACTTCAGCTTCCAGATAGACCAGCTGTCACTGATGATGATTATGATCATTACCGGAATCGGCTCGCTTATCCATCTGTACTCCATTGGTTACATGCATACTGATAAAGGTTTCCACAGGTTTTTTGCCTACCTGAACCTTTTTGTCTTTATGATGCTACTTCTTGTAATGGGAAGCAACTATGTGATCCTGTTTATCGGTTGGGAAGGTGTAGGACTCTGCTCTTACCTGTTAATTGGCTTCTGGTTTAAAAACAAGGAGTACGGGAAAGCTGCCAGAAAAGCATTTATAATGAACCGCATCGGTGACCTGGGTCTACTGATGGGTATATTTATGATCGCCTTTCACACCAATGCTTTGGATTACCTTTCCGTAGCTCAAAACGCATCTAAGTTTGAAGCAGACGGGTCTGTCATCATTTTCATATGTGCAGCTCTTTTCATAGGTGCTGTCGGAAAATCTGCCCAGGTTCCATTATATACCTGGTTGCCTGACGCCATGGCCGGGCCTACACCGGTTTCAGCATTAATTCACGCAGCTACCATGGTAACTGCCGGTGTATATCTGGTATTCCGTTCAAACTTCCTTTATGTATTGGCACCTACTGTGATGGACGGTATCCTCTTCATTGGTTTGCTTACAGCTTTCCTGGCTGCATTTTATGCCATGAGGCAGAACGACATCAAGAAAGTTCTGGCCTACTCCACGGTTTCACAGCTTGGGTTTATGTTTGTGGCTTTGGGTGTAGGTGCTTATACAGCTGCTATGTTCCACCTGATGACACATGCTTTCTTCAAAGCACTGCTTTTCCTTGGTTCAGGTTCAGTAATCCATGCAATGAGCGGTGAACAGGATATGCGTTTCATGGGCGGACTGAAGGACAAGATAAAAATCACTCATATCAACTTTCTGATCGGAACCTTCGCCATTGCCGGGATGCCCTTTTTCTCCGGTATGATCTCAAAAGATGAAATCCTTGTAGCCGCGTGGGCTAAAGGACCTGTTTTCTGGGTGATCCTTTTCCTGATTGCAGCGATGACCGCTACCTATATGTTCAGACTTTATTACCTGACCTTCCATGGTGAGTTCCGTGGCAGTGAAGAGCAGAAACATCATCTGCACGAAAGCCCGCTGAACATGACACTGCCGCTTATGGTATTGGCTGTACTATCGGTTATTGGTGGTCTTATAAACCTGCCGCACATCATCGCTCACGGCGACTATTCAAAACTGCAGCAATGGCTGAGTCCCTTACTTTCCGAAGATATCAAAAGCCAGCGGGAAGCCAACCTGCAGGGAATAACCCTTACTACAGAACTGATTTTGTTAGGTCTTACGGTGGCTATGTTCTTCATAGTTTGGTTTCTGGTAAGGAACAGGTATGTTGTGAAACGCCACCTTCCGGTTCCCGAAGAGAAATACACTGGCTGGGAGAAACTGTCTGCCAGAAAATTATATGTCGACGAACTTTATAACGCGCTGATCGTAAGGACTACTGAAGGTTTCGGACGTGCAGGCAAAATGTTCGACAACAATGTCCTGGACAGGCTGGTAAACTTCATTGGCGAAGGTGCTGAAGACAGCGGTAAAGCCATGAAGAGGCTCCAAAACGGTAATGTAGAGAATTATGTACTGGTCATGTCCCTGGCTGTAGGAATAATTTTGATTGTTAACTTTTTTATCCAATAA
- a CDS encoding DUF779 domain-containing protein — protein sequence MNKISRFSATPAALELIGQLSEEFGELMFYQAGGCCEGTQPQCFRKGHFYPRTKDVSIGTVLGFHFWIDHDLFEYWKYSHFELDVVEGFGAGGFSLETAKKKTFKINYRLFSQQELDNLEDTLLYHQYMEYEKVKKQGF from the coding sequence ATGAATAAGATATCAAGATTTTCAGCAACACCAGCAGCATTGGAGCTTATAGGACAGCTTTCCGAAGAATTTGGCGAGCTGATGTTTTACCAGGCGGGTGGATGTTGTGAAGGGACACAGCCCCAGTGTTTCCGTAAAGGTCATTTTTATCCCAGAACTAAGGATGTAAGCATCGGGACCGTACTCGGCTTTCATTTTTGGATAGATCATGATTTATTTGAATACTGGAAATACAGCCATTTTGAGTTGGATGTAGTGGAAGGCTTCGGCGCAGGTGGGTTTTCACTGGAAACAGCTAAAAAAAAGACCTTCAAGATCAATTACCGGCTTTTCAGTCAGCAGGAACTTGATAATTTGGAAGACACATTGCTTTATCACCAATACATGGAATATGAAAAAGTGAAGAAGCAAGGTTTTTAG
- the nuoK gene encoding NADH-quinone oxidoreductase subunit NuoK: MGEVNTFIQTVPLNYFVILCTLLFSLGVLGVLLRKNAIIILGCVELMLNSVNLLLAAFSSYMGDGHGQILVFFIMVVAAAEVAVGLAIIAMMYRNTKSVDVSIFNKLRG, encoded by the coding sequence ATGGGAGAAGTGAATACTTTTATACAGACGGTACCGCTCAATTACTTCGTAATTTTGTGTACACTGCTCTTCAGCCTTGGTGTGTTGGGCGTCCTGCTCCGCAAAAATGCCATTATCATCCTCGGATGTGTGGAACTTATGCTTAATTCGGTAAACCTTTTACTGGCTGCATTTTCCAGTTATATGGGCGACGGTCACGGACAGATCCTGGTATTTTTTATCATGGTCGTTGCTGCCGCGGAAGTGGCTGTAGGTCTGGCCATCATTGCGATGATGTACAGAAACACGAAATCAGTGGATGTCAGTATTTTTAACAAATTAAGAGGATAA
- a CDS encoding NuoM family protein → MSYHLLALLLIPLIGSALLFAFKGKAGKYLAFGTAIVQMLVTFAILYSFDTKPTVDSVLQHEINEAWFVSIKSKLHFGIDGMSMLMLMLTNILSPLIILSSFNEKTLYRNSFYALILLMQFGLVGVFTALDGLLFYIFWEVTLIPIWLIAGLWGQENKRFEFTTKFFVYTFVGSLFMLAGFIYVYNYSASFALTDMYNADLNLTQQTVVFWFIFFAFAVKLPVFPFHTWQPDTYTFSPTQGTMLLAGIMLKMAVYGVLRYLLPVTPEAVAGISGAIVIMLAIIGVLHGALIALIQNDSKRILAYSSFSHVGLMLAGIFASAMLVMKGTFTTEGGTGAMVQAFAHGINVVALFYCADILYKRFKTRDIRQMGGLARVAPRFAVLFLIVILGSVGLPLTNGFIGEFILLKSIFDFSVMAAIVAGITIILAAAYLFRFYGRAMFTNGDDAVLATAKDLSDVEFAVLASLAGMVILFGVYPQPVIEMVSSSLKFIYQSMVN, encoded by the coding sequence ATGTCGTACCATCTATTAGCATTATTACTTATACCCCTAATCGGTTCAGCACTGCTGTTTGCCTTCAAAGGTAAGGCCGGTAAATATCTCGCCTTCGGGACTGCAATTGTTCAGATGTTGGTTACGTTTGCCATACTTTACTCCTTTGACACCAAACCTACGGTAGACAGCGTACTGCAGCACGAAATCAACGAGGCCTGGTTTGTCTCCATAAAAAGCAAACTCCATTTCGGTATAGACGGGATGAGTATGCTGATGCTGATGCTTACCAACATCCTTTCACCACTAATCATCCTGTCCTCATTCAACGAGAAAACTTTATACAGAAATTCTTTCTATGCGCTGATCCTGCTTATGCAGTTTGGTCTTGTAGGGGTTTTCACCGCTTTGGACGGACTTCTATTCTATATCTTTTGGGAAGTAACGCTTATTCCAATCTGGCTCATCGCAGGGCTTTGGGGTCAGGAAAACAAAAGGTTTGAATTTACAACAAAGTTCTTCGTATACACCTTTGTTGGATCGCTGTTTATGCTGGCCGGATTCATCTACGTTTACAATTACTCGGCATCATTTGCACTGACGGATATGTATAATGCCGACCTGAACCTTACTCAGCAAACGGTAGTCTTCTGGTTTATCTTCTTCGCATTTGCGGTAAAACTGCCGGTTTTCCCATTCCATACCTGGCAGCCTGACACCTATACATTTTCGCCCACGCAGGGAACCATGCTGCTTGCAGGTATTATGCTGAAAATGGCTGTGTACGGAGTACTCAGATATCTGCTACCGGTTACACCCGAGGCTGTGGCAGGCATCTCCGGTGCCATTGTCATTATGCTGGCCATAATAGGCGTACTTCACGGAGCACTTATCGCACTCATTCAAAATGATTCCAAAAGGATCCTCGCATATTCCTCATTTTCACATGTAGGCCTCATGCTGGCGGGGATATTTGCATCAGCAATGCTGGTAATGAAGGGTACCTTTACTACTGAAGGTGGTACCGGTGCAATGGTTCAGGCCTTCGCACACGGTATCAATGTGGTGGCACTCTTCTATTGTGCCGACATCCTTTATAAAAGATTCAAAACCCGCGACATCCGTCAGATGGGTGGTCTTGCACGTGTTGCACCCCGGTTTGCCGTACTATTCCTCATCGTTATCTTAGGTTCTGTAGGGTTACCGCTTACAAACGGTTTCATTGGTGAATTTATCCTACTGAAATCCATATTCGATTTCAGTGTGATGGCCGCTATCGTTGCAGGTATTACCATCATACTGGCTGCTGCTTATCTTTTCAGATTTTATGGCAGAGCGATGTTCACCAACGGAGATGATGCGGTTCTGGCGACTGCAAAAGACCTTTCCGATGTGGAATTTGCAGTTCTGGCCAGTTTAGCCGGTATGGTTATCCTTTTCGGTGTGTATCCCCAACCGGTAATTGAAATGGTGAGTAGTTCATTGAAGTTCATCTACCAGTCCATGGTAAATTAA
- a CDS encoding NADH-quinone oxidoreductase subunit J, giving the protein MEQILFFIVAAIAVISAGYFVFARNPMYALLSLIVTMFSIAGMYVLLNAQFLGIVQVIVYAGAIMVLFLYILMMLNLNKEDESRKQNTLKFIGVFSAGILLVGMLGAFRGFNEEILASPDIDYSVGLTKNLGRLLFNEYVVPFELASILILAGIVGAVLIGKKDI; this is encoded by the coding sequence ATGGAACAGATTTTATTTTTCATCGTTGCTGCCATAGCAGTAATCAGTGCCGGCTATTTCGTTTTTGCCCGAAATCCTATGTATGCGCTTCTGTCGCTTATCGTAACCATGTTTTCGATTGCAGGAATGTATGTTTTGCTGAATGCTCAGTTCCTGGGCATTGTTCAGGTAATCGTTTATGCGGGCGCCATCATGGTACTTTTCCTTTACATCCTAATGATGCTGAACCTGAATAAGGAAGATGAAAGCCGTAAGCAGAATACACTTAAATTTATCGGCGTCTTCAGTGCAGGTATACTGCTCGTAGGTATGCTGGGAGCTTTCCGCGGATTCAATGAGGAAATTCTTGCTTCCCCGGATATTGATTACTCTGTAGGTCTGACCAAAAATCTGGGAAGACTATTGTTTAACGAATATGTAGTTCCGTTTGAACTTGCCTCCATCCTGATTCTTGCAGGTATTGTAGGAGCTGTTCTTATTGGTAAGAAAGATATCTAA
- a CDS encoding NADH-quinone oxidoreductase subunit N → MSVLVIIFLTAVVALFSGVFNQGKLARYIGIAGLLAALYVSYLPEAQFFSQYRAMYEFGPNSALFSKISIVITLLLFFLGGFSFSNHRSHQSELYALMLFALSGAVVLFGYQNLVTLFLGIEILSIPLYVMAGASKTNLRSNEASLKYFLMGCFATGFLLFGITLVYGTAGSFDLYTIHAYALQFPKDAMLIMGMILMLCAMAFKVALAPFHMWSPDVYQGSPSLITTFMMSVVKIAGFYALFRLMTIAFAGVYDEWVNILGVFLIITLFLANVMALAQSNAKRMLAYSSVSHAGYIALIFFGMNNMSTYNLAFYLFAYALASVGVMMSLIWVEKLKRETSYAAFKGLAKSEPLLATVAAISMLSMAGIPLTAGFMGKFSLFAQAMNGAAFLVLVAVLGSAISIAYYLRLIIAMFFFTESSFKTTEKVTLTYNILAVFVIVAIVALGVYPDLFAMQFGL, encoded by the coding sequence ATGAGTGTATTAGTAATTATATTTCTCACAGCGGTTGTAGCCCTGTTTTCGGGAGTCTTTAACCAGGGTAAACTGGCCAGGTATATTGGGATTGCCGGATTGCTGGCGGCCCTGTATGTATCTTATCTGCCGGAAGCTCAGTTCTTCAGCCAGTACCGGGCAATGTACGAGTTTGGACCCAACAGTGCGCTGTTCAGCAAAATTTCAATTGTCATCACGCTTCTGCTGTTTTTTCTGGGTGGATTTTCATTCAGCAATCACCGCAGCCACCAGTCGGAGCTGTACGCACTGATGCTCTTTGCTCTTTCCGGTGCTGTTGTGCTTTTCGGATATCAGAATCTGGTAACTCTCTTCCTGGGTATTGAAATCCTGTCCATTCCCCTTTATGTAATGGCCGGGGCCAGCAAGACCAATCTTCGTTCCAACGAAGCCTCTTTAAAATATTTCCTGATGGGCTGCTTTGCCACCGGTTTCCTTTTGTTCGGTATCACGCTCGTTTACGGAACCGCAGGTAGTTTCGACCTTTATACAATCCATGCTTATGCACTGCAATTCCCAAAAGATGCAATGCTGATCATGGGTATGATTCTGATGCTTTGTGCAATGGCCTTCAAAGTGGCTCTGGCACCTTTCCATATGTGGAGTCCTGACGTGTACCAGGGATCTCCCTCACTGATCACCACCTTCATGATGAGCGTTGTTAAGATTGCCGGGTTCTATGCGCTTTTCAGACTGATGACAATCGCATTTGCAGGTGTTTATGACGAGTGGGTGAATATATTAGGTGTCTTCCTGATCATCACTCTGTTCCTCGCCAATGTAATGGCTCTGGCCCAGAGCAATGCCAAGCGTATGCTGGCCTATTCTTCCGTTTCTCATGCGGGTTATATAGCCCTGATCTTCTTCGGCATGAATAATATGTCTACCTACAATCTCGCCTTCTACCTGTTTGCCTATGCCCTGGCTTCTGTAGGAGTGATGATGAGTCTGATTTGGGTAGAGAAATTGAAACGCGAAACTTCCTATGCAGCCTTTAAAGGTCTGGCTAAATCTGAACCATTGCTGGCTACAGTGGCTGCGATTTCAATGCTGTCTATGGCAGGTATCCCGCTTACTGCCGGATTTATGGGTAAGTTTTCTCTGTTTGCACAGGCTATGAACGGTGCAGCATTTCTTGTGCTCGTGGCGGTGCTGGGTTCAGCAATATCGATTGCTTACTACCTGCGTTTGATCATCGCTATGTTCTTCTTCACCGAAAGCAGCTTCAAGACCACTGAAAAAGTTACTTTAACTTATAATATCCTGGCTGTCTTCGTAATCGTTGCCATTGTAGCCCTGGGTGTTTATCCGGATCTTTTTGCCATGCAGTTTGGTCTTTAG